A portion of the Calditrichota bacterium genome contains these proteins:
- a CDS encoding OadG family protein: MLFQMTLTLANVGEMISFSTQKTSALEQGLIISIIGISVVFLGLTVLFGALKIFLFVTNLKDKQTQTQTDGLVIKKKGKEPISGEVVVAISLAIHQNQEQFHDLEETILTLHRITRPYSPWSSKIHVLRKPVR; the protein is encoded by the coding sequence ATGTTATTCCAGATGACATTAACTCTGGCAAACGTCGGGGAAATGATTTCTTTTTCAACTCAAAAGACAAGCGCGCTGGAACAGGGATTGATAATCAGCATTATTGGCATCAGTGTCGTCTTTCTGGGATTGACGGTTTTGTTTGGCGCTTTGAAAATTTTTCTCTTTGTTACAAATTTAAAAGACAAACAAACTCAAACCCAGACAGATGGATTGGTGATTAAAAAGAAAGGGAAGGAGCCAATTTCCGGCGAGGTCGTTGTGGCGATTTCTCTGGCAATCCATCAAAATCAGGAACAATTTCACGATCTGGAAGAAACTATTTTGACTTTGCATAGAATCACTCGACCATATTCGCCGTGGTCTTCGAAAATACATGTGCTGAGAAAACCGGTGAGATAA